One window of the Pieris brassicae chromosome 2, ilPieBrab1.1, whole genome shotgun sequence genome contains the following:
- the LOC123720733 gene encoding probable deoxyhypusine synthase: MDLSKIEKPKYLAPDVAVSAVLAPSQELPAETPTVCGYDWENGTDYNKILESYERSGFQATSFGKAVTEINKMLKCRSVPLSDENRDPYEEDIFIKKTTNCTIFLGYTSNMISSGLRDTIRFLVKNKLVDCIVTTAGGVEEDFIKCLAPTYIGDFNLSGKVLRTRGINRIGNLLVPNDNYCLFEEWVTPLLNEMVDEQIQEGTIWTPSRIIARLGERINNESSVCYWAWKNNIPIFSPALTDGSLGDMMYFHSYNKPGLVVDILGDLRRLNTMAVKANNTGVIILGGGVVKHHICNANLMRNGADFAVYVNTASEFDGSDSGARPDEAVSWGKIKSNATPIKLYADATLVFPLLVAQTFAKYHFGNKKNV; encoded by the coding sequence ATGGATTTATCTAAAATTGAGAAACCCAAATACCTGGCTCCCGACGTTGCAGTAAGTGCTGTTTTAGCCCCAAGTCAAGAACTTCCAGCCGAAACACCAACCGTCTGCGGCTATGACTGGGAAAACGGGACagattataacaaaattcttGAGAGTTATGAACGTTCTGGTTTTCAAGCCACTAGCTTTGGTAAAGCAGTGACggaaatcaataaaatgttaaaatgccGCTCCGTCCCACTGTCTGATGAAAATCGTGATCCTTATGAAGAagatatattcataaaaaagacTACTAATTGCACTATATTCTTAGGATACACATCCAATATGATTTCTTCTGGCTTACGTGATACTATACGTTTCctggttaaaaataaacttgtagACTGTATTGTTACTACTGCTGGCGGTGTAGAAGAAGATTTTATTAAGTGCCTCGCTCCCACTTATATAGGAGACTTTAATTTAAGTGGAAAAGTTTTAAGAACCAGGGGAATCAATCGAATTGGTAATTTGTTAGTCCCCAATGACAATTACTGCCTATTTGAAGAATGGGTGACTCCATTACTAAATGAAATGGTTGATGAACAGATTCAAGAAGGTACTATATGGACACCTTCAAGAATAATTGCAAGATTAGGAGAGAGAATTAACAATGAAAGTTCAGTTTGTTATTGGGCTTGGAAAAATAACATTCCTATTTTCAGTCCAGCTTTGACTGATGGTTCTCTTGGTGATATGATGTATTTTCATTCATATAATAAACCAGGACTTGTTGTCGATATACTAGGAGACCTCCGTCGGCTTAACACCATGGCTGTTAAAGCTAATAACACTGGTGTGATTATTCTTGGTGGTGGTGTTGTAAAGCATCATATTTGTAATGCTAATCTAATGAGAAATGGTGCTGATTTTGCTGTGTATGTTAATACAGCTAGTGAATTTGATGGTAGTGATTCTGGAGCAAGGCCAGATGAAGCCGTCTCATGGgggaaaataaaatcaaatgcCACACCAATTAAGCTGTATGCAGATGCAACATTAGTCTTTCCATTGCTTGTTGCTCAGACTTTTGCTAAATATCATTTTGGCAATAAAAAGAATGTTTAA